The sequence CCTGAAGTGCTataagatttttttctgaaaacaggactttggactgCTGAGaaacagtccagtcctttttctctgtagcccaggcaaGACACGTCTGATGTTATCTCTGGGTCATAAGTGGCTTGACATATGGAATATGACCATCGTAGCCCATGTACTGgatatgtctgtgtgtggtggcttttGAAGCACTGACTCCTTGAAGCCACATTCTCCTTCTTGCGAATCtccccaaattcttgaatgatctattcttgacaatcctttcaaggctgcaGTTATCCCTGTTGCCTGTGaacctttttctaccacactttttccttcctctCAACTTTCCATTGATATGCTTGTGAACAGGGAGCTTTTTTTAGCAATTaccttttgtggcttaccctcTTAGTGGAGGGTTTCAAAGACAATGATGTACAACGTGCCAGTCcacaggggtagaacacgtgaggttcacggtgggcagAAGGATACAATAGTTCATCGGTTTCTCACagtttagcagatgcctccctgggccagcagtgcggtgaaggggagaacaacactggattctccggggcacactctattacaggggacaccggccaggtggtgatcgaggtgcccttgatggtgattgtgcaatgagcaggacactggtacagtgggtcagctatgcagtgggtcaggatatatgtgtaataatttgtgatgccaattgcagcttgcgcaggtactgtagcagggccctttaagatgtaataactcacgtaccaggtgaggaatgccagagggggataatgtctctgtgtagtaggtattgtagtgtcaacggtgtctcctaccttggtacggctggactcctggatcctggctcacttgcaataaaatggagagtggtcagtaggagtaattgaggaaggaatgagatccaaacagggaatataatccaacttgtctttacttagtgattggcagctttgatccattcaagttacagctttagtcttgggcctagcaggtattggcaatatgtggcaagaatctatatgtattctgcttctataatatatatctaatagatctggcaggtatctatcttctgctctgtctgtcttctacttggtttgggcctgactagctgagtaggtatttggcttctcctggtctttggatctgtactcacaggaccgctcgcagggtatgatggcttcttcctggagatctgtagttctggaggtgctgcttgcttgtcaccagctgaggtagaagactcaggctgggaagagtgatcctgAGCCTCAgacgaggctggatcctaggttgggatccctgtaactgggagctcctaccaacacagccttccccaagcagggggctggtacacactcacTAGAACTTCCCTCTCCTCCAcatgaggtaggatgtgggaacattccactcatcctcaaagaggggggagctagcctggaatgaactattccagtctaggcttACTAAACTAGCTCTGGTCTGCTGAAcattatgctgccacctgctggtgtacatggaaattacagcaaatacattatacaggccttggaaaatacatataataaggaatgcattgttagattacacaggatgacaatacatatgcacctgacatgttgtagcagggataaagaagtttagtgacatacttcaggatgttacatacccctttactttaagtgaagccgtcctcagCGTATGCTTAGGAGGGTGAGGaatcagctctgggtacccaataaatacaaagtgctgcgtgaattacatataatgacatacatagacaaaacataaaacggctttccccaggttcctgcccgctagagtaaggtgtccaacacacagtttccttctcttggtataaccaggtaacctaaatactgcactaagcaaaacctttactgactgactttgtatgtcctGAGCTCTGtagacatcaaagaaagcatgggggtgtctttactccgtaatcccaccattatgtaatggaatgcccgcaaatgaaagggtggctttatcctgtattcccttccctgcaccatagcctgaagaaatttggcttgtagcacgatcactatgatgactgtGGGGTAGCTAGaatatggctctaaggcttgaggcgccttaccttaggcaaaaggctcagaaggggaggtatttatcgtctccgtacACTTCTGGCAAGTCATaggaggagggcagtacggtcccatggatctcctggaaatgagacacctcaggatgggaacaatcctgaacataaaacaagcggtaaggagcagcctagggcttctaacgattcccaaagcagcaggggtacctgtgtaactactggacctgcctggacttaccatttggtcctacccgggtgtaggccattagtattcagcaTCCGTATGAAGACAGTTCATATAaagggggggagagaacaagagctgtaaaaaggcacacttaagtaaattgctacatttttgttaagtgcaatggtaagtgcaatcatcataaacagtgcataaattcacattgcggcacctagaaggataatacacacaatgggcaggttatCTTGCATAACATGGAACTGGTACTATAAgtgcaaaaatattaaatagcatGAAAAATCAAGTAACCATTTTTATATTAAAAGTgcaattttataagtgcaaggataggtTCAGCcataacttgagtcctttttcctggaagtgcttgaaattgtagaatcctctggaaactgataaaagtccatttgtaatccacagggtaAAAGTtaatgtaatccaaagggttcaaATGTCATATAAGAGCAGCAGGCTAtcaggtaacctgagaaaggggataaaacgatgaacttggacatgagggggttaagtactgatggggggagtccttactaaacatgaccatcagggtgaggactaaACAGGCAACCTGAAACATAAAACGTTAAAACCACACAAAaggccaacaggtcctcaccggTCAGGTAACAGTCCATGGAATGGCTCCCaaaatgtcacagattttttctgTTGTAGTTAGGGACACCTTACAGGAAGGTGTCCAGCTCCTCGTCGCTGCTGGAGCTGCTGAATCTCATGAGAGGAGTTTCCTGCCTCTGATGGTAGCTCATGGTAGCTGCCGTCGTTgtacgccactgccctctactggtggctgcaGGAACTGGCTGTGCTGACAGCCTGGAGAAGGTTGCGGTGACTTGCTGTAGCCCGGGATCTCCAGCCGGCACAGAGGGTGATagaacctctggctgaaggggctcAGGAAGGGGGGAAGCAGGTTGCTGGGGCTGCTTCCAAGGCAAAATGTATGGGGGCATGAGATACGGTTGGACCTTGGGATTAAAGGTAAGGACAGAATTGTTGATctgtcctaccatcagggtcggtggTACTGCCAGATCTGGTATGAGAGGTGCTGGCTCAGGTGGAGGTTGCTCCTTAAATCTCAAACGGCCATCTGGGGTTTCTTGAAGGCCTCTCACTTTacccgcagagcctggatcttcctgccaggtctctgggacaACGGCAGGGGTGAGCGGTTTGTCCAGCAGGGTCACGCCGGCAGCAAATGGACCCTGTAGTGAGCGCATGGGAGTGTACTCCACCTGGTCTCCCACATACAAGTTGTGCCGGGCCTGGGGCAGGTAATGCCTCTTGACTGAGCGACGGCCCACAAACATTTCGGTACTGGAGTAATTGTCCTGGAGGAACCCGACTCCCCGCTCCACAGAAAACCACAGAACAGTCCCGGTTCTCCTAGCTAAGGTGGGGTCGCCCGGCTGGGGGTCATCAATCACTTGTTTTACCCACTCTTCAACAGCCGACTTATACTCCCAGGCCATCTGGGCAAACGCTGTAATCTCGTGGGGTACTTCGGGGTTCAGGCTCTTGAGCTGGCtgtagctgggcggcggagtggaaacactggccgcctccgccgcaccagtaggtgacagatgtaataactcacgtaccaggtgaggaatgccagagggggataatgtctctgtgtagtaggtattgtagtgtcaacggtgtctcctggcACCTGAttggcagctttgatccatacaagttacagctttagtcttgggtcccagcaggtattggcaatatgtggcaagaatctatatgtattctgcttctatactatatgcctagtagatctggcaggtatctatcttctgctctgtctgtcttctgcttggtttgggcctgacaagctgaggaggtatttggcttctcctggtctttggatctgtactcacaggactgctcgcagcagaggcgtaactagaactgactgggccccacagcaaatttttgtacggggccccccacacacacttacacacttcttcacaaaccgcctcctcctgtgcaaacccctcttatatggctattttgtgactttttatttactgaCTTTTAACATTTCCAGTTGCTGACGGAGTTCATattcaactcaacccctttaaaacccgcgctgcaattgtaatagactCGTCTGATTTACCtttacatatccacaagtattttagctTCTGTACttttcatactgcagccatggacgcagtcatacacgtactctccacgtacatggacgcactctccacatacatggatgcagtcatacacgcactctccacatacatggatgcagtcatacacgcactctccacatacatggatgcactctctacatacatggacgcagtcatacacgcactctccacatacatggacgcagtcatacacacactctccacatacatggacgcagtcatacacacactctccacatacatggacacagtcatacacgcactctccacatacatggatgcactctccacatacatggacgcagtcatacacgcactctccacatacatggatgcagtcatacacgcactctccacatacatggacgtagtcatacacacactctccacatacatggacgaagtcatgcacgcactctccacatacatggatgcactctccacatacatggatgcagtcatacacgcactctccacatacatggacgcagtcatacacgcactctccacatacatggatgcagtcatacacgcactctccacatacatggatgcactctccacatatatggacgcactctccacatacacagatgcactcatacacacactcaacatatacatagatgcattcatacacacactcaacatatacatggacacactcatacacgcactcaacatatacatagatgcattcatacatgcgctcaccatatacatggacgcagtcatacacgcactcttcacatacatggacgcactcatacacatactcttcacatacaggggcgcactcatgcacacagtcaccacatacatggacgcacacatatacaatacacatatataaacacccagctttcctgctgtgcctctcccccatactctaatgcctctgcacttgtgccatgcaggatagcagggaagctggatgacatttcatgatataattcacccagctttcctactgtactgcatgtcacatgtgcacagtctgggaaagctgaatataaccccagttcccctgccactcacatcactggtgcagttgtggcaatgcaactgatgttcagcttgctgggcatggaaggttcaagctgcaggaatcgcgggtagaaaaggggcggggctattatagctccgcccacatcgggccgtcctgttgctggtcagtgtccatcataagaactgaggagggggagaggcggagcaagtgcaggagaagtcagctgctttgacaggggcccggggtgacgaagtacagtgactgcttcccctgcttccctgatagttacgccactggctcgcagggtatgatggcatcttcctggagatctgtagttctggaggtgctgcttgcttgtcaccagctgaggtagaaGACTCAGACTGGGAAGAGTGATCCTgagcctcagccgaggctggatactaggttgggatccctgtaactgggagctCCCACCAACgcagccttccccaagcagggggctggtacacactcacTAGAACTTCCCtctcctccccatgaggtaggatgtgggaacattccactcctcctcaaagaggggggagctagcctggaatgaactattccagtctaggcttACTAAACTAGCTCTGGtctgctgaacatattgctgccacctgctggtgtacatggaaattacagcaaatacattatacaggccttgaaaaatacatataataaggaatgcattgttagattacacagggtgacaatacatatgcacctgacatgttgttgCAGGGAtaaagaagtttagtgacatacttcaggatgttacaattgggtttctgagtgcttgtgcggctgggcccctgacttaggtaatgtcatgacgccagcaccttgatggtgcaagaTGATGAGAGTAGTGGTAGTATAgcgatagaagaatgaggcaggtttgaatccaactgagaactttactgtaaccaggttcttgataacagtttacatccggTTATGaaacagtctctgatacacatgcaagtcggatgtgatgaatcccagtaacaAGCTGTACTTATGTCTCAGGCTATAGTAGGTTATtgtgtactcactgatattcagctctgaggtagttcaagtctttatcttctacacacaagtgatgcaacagaaaTCTTATCTGTCCTGAAAATAACAGTGAGGCTGCTGGAAGCTAATAAACTCTTCACCtagatacaaaggcgcctagagcttagaataatggctattgtccttcctttgtctttttcCACAATCAACTTGACAAAATCCACTTGCTACTCCGGAGGAGTGAATAGtagaatacagacttcacctctgcctattttcctggcttgacactgagatacaaattggctcctctgggccgtggagcccaagagagagatgagaggagaggggacCCCTCCTTCCCCCTGGCTCCTTACTCCATCTCCTTCTTCAACTCCCACACTCTCCACACTCCAACTCCTACATCttctcaactgactaactaggcctgaactgagctatatatactgtggtgctacccccatctagtggtggaatgtgtgtagtgcacctgacagcctggtgacAGGGATTTCACATAAGAATAAAATTCAACATGATATAACATGTGACAtaacaagcttttgcagtgcccacgtacactagtgggacgctgcagatgCAGCTTTAGACCTGCACTATGAAACCGCTCAGTCCCCATGGACTTTTTGAACATGAACAAGCCGTCCCATTGACCGTGGAGTTGTAATTAACCCTTCTCAACACTGCAATGTCGACAGCAAGCaattaaacagtgaagaggaggcagtaatCCTATGAGTGttgcggtctcttcaaacagctgatcggcaggggtgctggcagtcgaacccctgccaatctgatattgatgacctatcctgaggatgggtcatcaacataaataaagaggacaacccctttaaatgtccctctttttgatctgaggtatagattaGCATTAATACATTTACAATATTGCTCAAGAAAGGGTTTGTCTGGTGCCACTCTGTATATTAGAGACCATcttgtactgtatattatttaattgtttcatTCAATGTGGAATTTAGACATTTCTGTATCCATATAAGTTCTGTGCTATTGTGCAAATGAAAACTAATGAAGTGTATAAATTTGCAGGAAAAATGGATCTatcacacaatgaaccataagtgtccctctggGGGGTTATTTATTATAGTGGTTTACGCCTGTTTATGTCTATTTTGGGCTTGTTTTGAAGTCATTTTAGACTTGTTAGACAGTTTCATGGTGTGGGTGAATTTTGTGGTGGTGGCTAgttgtgcaatgttttttttggcctATTTATATAGAGAAAGGACAGTGCAGAGTGTATAACAGTGTATCACTGCAAGCTAAGACCGCATTACAAATCCAGACCACAACCTGTGTACCAGCCTCATAAAGAAACAGCCATAACATGGAGCACTGTGATATCAGTGAAAGCACTGGTTTGAAACCAGAGTGAGTCCAAGTCATTAAGTTAAAAGGGCACCTGGTGTAAgagctgcttaaaggggttatccaactatttgtaactgattatctatcctctggtcatcagcatctgatcagtgagggtccgacacctgggacccccgctgatcagctgtttgagaaggcctcaGAGCTACTATGAGCTCCGCAACCTTCTCGGTGCTTTAACTAGGCCAGTGTCATCATGACCATGGgtgacgtggcctaggcgcagctcagccccattcaaggggccttctcaaacagctgatcagcaggggccccaggtgtcagatcccctccgatctgatactgatgactgcTTTAAGTATCACTGTGAATGTCTCTGGCAATCGGATATCATTTCTAGAGACTAATCATTTAGATATATAATTAGACTGGGAGACCTTCAATCTGTGTGCTGGTTGTTCATGGCTCCAATGTACAGTAGTACATGGTCACCCCAAATGTAAAACATGGGTGTACAGGACACCACTGATACTACGGTGCTATGGGTTCTGATTTATATAGGGGGGACAACCTTCCATGCTATACATATGGCTTGAGAGGCCTTTTGGAAAGGGGTTTTCTCAGTGAGACAAGTCCTTCTGTAAAATATTACAAATTTATCATAGGCCTCTTAAAATAAAGCCAAGATCTATAATTTGATACAGAACATGTAATATCTTGTGTTACCTCAAACACAAAAACACAAATCTCCACTTATACAAGGTTTTAAAGATTTCTAATATAATTAATAACATTATCCACAGCCAGCTTTCCAGACACCACCTCAGGCTGGTCAAGGAAGCTGACAACTCCATGGAAGCCATCTTTAACATGATACCAAATCACCAGGACTCCATTGTCCTCCAGACGTTTCTTGTACATTATCCCATCATCATGGAGAACATCAACTCGCATTAGTATGTAGGCCTTTGGTAGTTGCTGGTCACTGCATCATCAGAGAACATTGGAGAACATGGAAGGTCAAGAGCTTTCTTAACTTTCTCAGAAATGTCTTTATTAAATGGCGCCATGTTATGTGGTCTGTAACCTTTGACTTTAAACTCCTCAGAACTCAACCATTTGCTTAACTTCTGTCTTATTTCAGGAGGAACATGGCTGACCTTTATAATTTCTTTTGATAATGAGAGATCACcaactacatacagtacagaccaaaagtttggacacaccttctcattcaaagagttttctttattttcatgactatgaaggcatcaaaactatgaattaacacatgtggaattatatacataacaaacaagtgtgaaacaactgaaaatatgtcatattctaggttcttcaaagtagccaccttagcacttgttggcccttttgccttcactctgcggtccagctcaccccaaaccatctcgattgggttcaggtccggtgactgtggaggccaggtcatctagcagcaccccatcactctccttcatggtcaaatagcccttactttcaaagttttcccaatttttcggctgactgactgaccttcatttcttaaagtaatgatggccactcgtttttctttacttagctgcttttttcttgccataatacaaattctaacagtctattcagtaggactataagctgtgtatccacctgacttctcctcaacgcaactgatggtcccaacctcatttataaggcaagaaatcccacttattaaacctgacagggcacacctgtgaagtgaaaaccatttcaggggactaccatcaagagaatgccaagagtgtgcaaagcagtaatcaaagcaaaaggtggctactttgaagaacctagaatatgacatattttcagttgtttcacacttgtttgttatgtatataattccacatgtgttaattcatagttttgatgccttcagtgtgaatctacaattttcatagtcatgaaaataaagaaaactctttgaatgagaaggtgtgtccaaacttttggtctgtactgtatatcattaaGTAGTATACTGCATATTCTTGAGGCAACAAAGGCACCATCTTATTTTGCTGGTGTGAGGGTACATTAAAGTCAGCCATCTGGACCACTGGATATATCATCACTTGGGCAAGAAGAAGTTTTGGAATATCTGATCTACCCACAAGGGCTTGCCAAACCCCAGCTGTGAGACTGTCCCCAGAACTGTCACCACATATTATTACAAAGGAAGGATCCACTCCATATTCTTGTGCCGTCTTAAAAAGTGAACTGTAGCCATGACACAGTCATCAAAAGCAGAGCAGAGTGCCAGTCGGTACCTAAAATTAAGAATCAAAAATTGGTTGCTTTGGACCACCACTTTTATCCACACTAGCTGTCACAATACCTGCAGATTGAATCCATGAGATTTACACATATCTTATTGTCACTACAGCATCATCAGCAACATAAGGAAATGTTAAAGGTAATTTGTTACTTTACCCAACAGAGATGACCACGGATACAGAATTCTTTCTTAGGTATTGACAGAAAATGTCATATCTGTCTAAAACTAAATATACAAGACATTAGTTACTGGGATCAATGTCCGTTAGCATGAAAAAAATTCTCCTGTATTATGAATTTTATGcatgtaaaactttttttaaagtgtttgatatacctgtttccaccaaatattgattgaggcctgcgatatacctgcttccacaaaatactgattaaggggtttgatatacctgcttacacaaaatactgattgagggctgcgatatacctgcttccacaaaatactgattaaggggtttgatatacctgctttcacaaaatactgattgacggctgcaatatacctgct is a genomic window of Bufo bufo chromosome 1, aBufBuf1.1, whole genome shotgun sequence containing:
- the LOC120993878 gene encoding LOW QUALITY PROTEIN: arylacetamide deacetylase-like 4 (The sequence of the model RefSeq protein was modified relative to this genomic sequence to represent the inferred CDS: inserted 2 bases in 2 codons), producing GGVFGVLDRYDIFCQYLRKNSVSVVISVGYRLALCSAFDDCVMATVHFXKTAQEYGVDPSFVIICGDSSGDSLTAGVWQALVGRSDIPKLLLAQVMIYPVVQMADFNVPSHQQNKMVPLLPQEYAVYYLMIYIGDLSLSKEIIKVSHVPPEIRQKLSKWLSSEEFKVKGYRPHNMAPFNKDISEKVKKALDLPCSPMFSDDAVXQQLPKAYILMRVDVLHDDGIMYKKRLEDNGVLVIWYHVKDGFHGVVSFLDQPEVVSGKLAVDNVINYIRNL